Proteins encoded by one window of Natronomonas salsuginis:
- the hisI gene encoding phosphoribosyl-AMP cyclohydrolase: MSVDLAFDENKLLPAIAQDVETGGVLMLAYVTREAIERSRETGEAHYYSRSRDELWHKGGSSGHVQRIEEIRVDCDGDAILYLVDQEGGACHTGYESCFYRTLDGEVVGDRVFDPDDVYE; encoded by the coding sequence ATGAGCGTGGATCTCGCCTTCGACGAAAACAAGCTGTTACCGGCGATCGCCCAAGACGTCGAGACCGGCGGTGTGTTGATGTTGGCCTACGTCACGAGGGAGGCGATCGAACGAAGCCGCGAGACAGGCGAGGCGCACTACTACTCGCGGAGCCGCGATGAACTCTGGCACAAGGGCGGCTCCAGTGGCCACGTCCAGCGGATCGAGGAGATCCGCGTCGACTGCGACGGCGACGCGATCCTCTATCTCGTCGACCAGGAGGGCGGGGCGTGTCACACCGGCTACGAGAGCTGTTTCTACCGGACCCTCGACGGCGAGGTCGTCGGCGATCGGGTGTTCGATCCGGACGACGTGTACGAGTGA
- a CDS encoding HVO_0234 family beta-propeller protein encodes MSDEDISLTEKRVYAGGDGATAAFVASAIGLARVAVSDDIVGEFSLDRRGDTTAVAADGGHLAIGTPEDVFIGTDDGFYGTDFGAATAVGYRDGLVASGGERVARYDGGWGTVAEIDGVRAIDDGMVAAVSGVYRLDGTHVGLDDVRDVSGSGTPLAATGDGLYALANGWVRALDGAFRCVSSDGERAHAATRETLYERSDDGEWTAVDLPVDGAVVDVAYGGDGTYAVTEAGVFLADVGDGWRHRSIGLSGVSGMAIV; translated from the coding sequence ATGAGCGACGAGGACATCAGTCTCACTGAAAAGCGGGTGTATGCCGGGGGCGACGGGGCGACGGCCGCGTTCGTCGCCTCGGCGATCGGGCTCGCCCGGGTCGCCGTCTCCGATGATATCGTGGGAGAGTTCTCGCTCGACCGTCGCGGCGACACGACCGCGGTCGCCGCCGACGGCGGTCATCTCGCGATCGGGACGCCCGAGGACGTGTTCATCGGCACCGACGATGGGTTCTACGGAACCGACTTCGGAGCCGCGACGGCCGTCGGCTACCGCGACGGGCTCGTCGCGTCGGGCGGGGAGCGAGTCGCACGCTACGACGGAGGCTGGGGGACGGTGGCGGAGATCGACGGGGTTCGAGCGATCGACGATGGGATGGTCGCCGCGGTGTCGGGCGTCTATCGGCTGGACGGAACGCACGTCGGGCTCGACGACGTACGCGACGTGTCGGGCAGCGGGACGCCGCTCGCGGCGACTGGCGACGGGTTGTACGCCCTCGCGAACGGCTGGGTACGCGCGCTCGACGGCGCGTTTAGGTGCGTTTCGAGCGACGGCGAGCGCGCGCACGCGGCGACGCGGGAGACGCTGTACGAGCGGTCGGACGACGGCGAGTGGACAGCAGTCGACCTGCCGGTCGACGGAGCGGTCGTCGACGTTGCGTACGGCGGCGATGGGACCTACGCCGTCACGGAGGCTGGCGTCTTCCTCGCCGACGTGGGAGACGGTTGGCGGCACCGGTCGATCGGGCTCTCGGGCGTCTCGGGAATGGCGATCGTCTAA
- a CDS encoding ribbon-helix-helix protein, CopG family, producing MGNKNKTISFRVNEEAFETLREIAEERDISLSAVFRDYVDTLVAHDGQVRVVPEHELKAGSASETASAAESFPPKVEVPKSFVREHERLELEAEHLREQLDEYKQYVTRLSQQVEEQEAEDVIQLEDLDGDEGEEEPFRLG from the coding sequence ATGGGCAACAAGAACAAGACGATCTCCTTTCGGGTCAACGAGGAAGCGTTCGAGACCCTTCGGGAGATCGCAGAGGAGCGCGACATCTCCCTCTCGGCCGTGTTCCGCGACTACGTGGACACCCTCGTTGCTCACGACGGGCAGGTCCGAGTCGTCCCCGAACACGAGCTCAAGGCCGGTAGCGCCTCCGAGACCGCCTCCGCGGCCGAAAGCTTCCCGCCGAAAGTCGAGGTTCCAAAGAGCTTCGTCCGCGAACACGAGCGGCTCGAACTGGAGGCCGAACACCTCCGCGAACAGCTCGACGAGTACAAGCAGTACGTGACGCGGCTCAGCCAGCAGGTCGAAGAACAGGAGGCCGAGGACGTCATCCAACTCGAGGATCTCGACGGCGACGAGGGCGAAGAGGAGCCCTTCAGACTCGGCTAG
- a CDS encoding cupin domain-containing protein: MSETSQPVIKRRESIEYHTVEAGAGLRKGVLIGPDDGAPNLAIRRFELEPGASVPRHTNEIEHEQYVLEGEYTVGIDGEEHTVSTGDALHIPAGAVHWYRNDGDSPGAFLCAVPNGDDAIEVLE, encoded by the coding sequence ATGTCCGAGACGTCGCAGCCGGTGATCAAACGCCGCGAATCGATCGAGTACCACACCGTCGAGGCCGGAGCGGGACTTCGGAAGGGCGTCCTCATCGGTCCGGACGACGGCGCGCCGAACCTGGCGATCCGTCGATTCGAACTGGAGCCGGGCGCGTCGGTGCCGAGACACACCAACGAGATCGAGCACGAACAGTACGTTCTCGAAGGCGAGTACACCGTCGGTATCGACGGGGAGGAACACACCGTCTCCACGGGCGACGCGCTCCACATCCCGGCGGGCGCGGTCCACTGGTATCGGAACGACGGCGATTCGCCGGGGGCGTTTCTCTGTGCGGTGCCCAACGGCGACGACGCGATCGAAGTGCTCGAGTGA
- a CDS encoding DUF7118 family protein — translation MDDPDVIPEATAATNELRATAERVERLRSERSESGLDPDELETVADAYRSVETVLDRWEERATDWDDFEGYVKFRNDLAETLESIPDDVPEREAFVEADEHVKTGGVSKSLDAGNFDAARAALAPARRCAELRADLESAKEDRRAAKRRAEEQRRALCEQIATLERLVELGDADLDAPIDRCRQPIAAYNDLVDEAFERFRRDASAEALLGFVDRAAHTPFVEYETPPDELLEYVRSRDAGAYPVDELLEYAGYSPSKLTHYVGDADLLKRRVATNRTYLERLSADPLRIEWPPETAERLRFRIDELVGIVGRLGDEAAATLREIRALTREDGYERIRRAAHADAELTDDQRARLERGEIEDEVERARETLETLESALDERSD, via the coding sequence ATGGACGACCCCGATGTGATACCGGAGGCCACGGCCGCCACGAACGAGCTCCGAGCCACCGCAGAACGCGTCGAGCGGCTCCGGTCGGAGCGGTCTGAATCGGGGCTCGACCCGGACGAATTGGAGACGGTCGCCGACGCGTACCGATCGGTCGAGACGGTGCTCGATCGCTGGGAGGAGCGGGCGACGGATTGGGACGACTTCGAGGGGTACGTCAAGTTCCGAAACGATCTGGCGGAGACGCTCGAATCGATCCCCGACGACGTGCCCGAACGGGAGGCGTTCGTCGAGGCCGACGAGCACGTCAAGACCGGCGGCGTCTCGAAGTCCCTCGACGCGGGAAACTTCGACGCTGCACGGGCGGCGCTCGCGCCGGCAAGACGGTGCGCGGAACTCCGGGCGGACTTGGAGTCGGCGAAGGAAGACCGCCGAGCGGCGAAACGACGCGCTGAGGAGCAACGACGCGCGCTTTGTGAGCAAATCGCGACGCTCGAACGGCTGGTAGAACTGGGCGACGCGGACCTCGACGCGCCGATCGACCGGTGCCGCCAGCCGATCGCGGCGTACAACGACCTCGTCGACGAGGCGTTCGAGCGGTTCCGGCGCGACGCGAGCGCCGAGGCGCTCCTCGGATTCGTCGATCGGGCCGCGCACACGCCGTTCGTCGAGTACGAGACGCCACCCGACGAACTCCTCGAGTACGTTCGAAGTCGGGACGCGGGTGCGTATCCGGTCGACGAACTGCTCGAGTACGCGGGGTACTCGCCATCGAAGCTCACCCACTACGTCGGCGACGCCGACCTGTTGAAACGACGCGTCGCGACGAACCGGACGTATCTCGAGCGACTGTCGGCCGACCCACTCCGGATCGAGTGGCCGCCGGAGACGGCCGAACGGCTTCGGTTCCGGATCGACGAACTGGTCGGGATCGTCGGCAGGCTCGGAGACGAGGCGGCCGCGACGCTTCGCGAGATACGGGCGCTAACGCGCGAGGACGGGTACGAACGGATACGTCGGGCCGCACACGCCGACGCGGAACTCACCGACGATCAGCGAGCGCGGCTCGAACGCGGCGAGATCGAAGACGAGGTCGAACGCGCTCGCGAGACGCTCGAAACGCTCGAATCCGCTCTCGACGAACGCTCGGACTGA
- a CDS encoding helix-turn-helix transcriptional regulator: protein MIQLEDRQTDVGAVAEILRKRAPLLELLADAPRDQRDLRSELDVSRSTIYKALQRLQETGLVTEEDERYALTGFGRLAWQRHDDYIARLGRLDAGRRLIETLPDDRQLPPTLIEHGRIAVPGRHAPERPLDRLTELGDGAGHLRVLSPSGMPRFLADVHANVEAGEQTATIVTEADAIARLQSNYERFEAAAAEADLDLYSVSGELPYAIVLFDSDTLGLFGYEDGLLVGAAFTDCRDGLAWGERTFECALSKADRI, encoded by the coding sequence ATGATCCAACTCGAGGATCGCCAAACCGACGTTGGTGCCGTCGCCGAGATCCTCCGCAAGCGTGCGCCGCTGTTGGAGCTGTTGGCGGACGCGCCACGCGACCAGCGCGACCTTCGGAGCGAGCTGGACGTGTCGCGTTCGACGATCTACAAAGCGCTCCAGCGTCTTCAGGAGACCGGGCTTGTCACCGAGGAGGACGAACGGTACGCGCTGACCGGGTTCGGTCGACTCGCCTGGCAGCGTCACGACGACTACATCGCGCGGCTCGGTCGTCTCGACGCCGGCCGGCGGCTCATAGAGACCCTTCCGGACGACCGACAGCTCCCGCCGACGCTGATCGAGCACGGGCGGATCGCCGTTCCGGGGCGACACGCGCCCGAGCGGCCGTTGGATCGGCTGACGGAACTCGGCGATGGGGCCGGTCACCTCCGGGTGCTCTCGCCCTCGGGGATGCCCCGGTTCCTCGCCGACGTTCACGCGAACGTCGAGGCGGGCGAGCAGACCGCGACGATCGTCACCGAAGCCGACGCGATAGCCCGACTGCAGTCCAACTACGAGCGATTCGAAGCGGCGGCCGCCGAAGCCGACCTCGACCTCTACAGCGTTTCCGGGGAGCTACCCTACGCGATCGTCCTGTTCGATTCGGACACGCTCGGACTGTTCGGCTACGAGGACGGACTGCTCGTCGGCGCGGCGTTCACCGACTGCCGGGACGGGCTCGCGTGGGGCGAACGCACGTTCGAGTGCGCCCTCTCGAAGGCGGATCGGATATAA
- a CDS encoding HNH endonuclease, with translation MARHPNQLRSEHVFCSDDCQYEWLSETFTGEGHPNWKGGSTPNYGRGWHRVRRLALERDGHACVVCGVTKAELGRNPDVHHIVPVRAFVETPVATESDAHYLENVACLCPTCHRKAEFGHIERADLSAATA, from the coding sequence ATGGCTCGACACCCCAATCAACTCCGATCGGAACACGTCTTCTGCAGCGACGACTGCCAGTACGAGTGGCTCTCGGAGACGTTCACCGGGGAGGGACACCCGAACTGGAAGGGCGGATCGACGCCGAACTACGGCCGGGGCTGGCACCGCGTCAGGAGGCTGGCACTCGAACGGGACGGTCACGCGTGTGTGGTCTGTGGGGTGACGAAGGCCGAACTGGGTCGCAATCCCGACGTTCACCACATCGTCCCGGTTCGCGCGTTCGTCGAGACGCCGGTGGCGACCGAGTCCGACGCCCACTACCTCGAAAACGTCGCCTGTCTCTGCCCGACCTGTCACCGAAAGGCCGAGTTCGGACACATCGAACGGGCCGATCTGTCCGCCGCGACGGCGTGA
- a CDS encoding competence/damage-inducible protein A codes for MNAALLTVGDELLAGDTANTNATWIGARLAERGVTVKRVLTVPDETAVIAEATRRYSDRFDAVIVTGGLGGTPDDITMDGVAAAFDRDLVENDLARADVERHLEAIADKYPELNIDVSAEAALPEGARPLLNRAGLSPGCVLENVYVLPGIPSEMERMFEDVAEEFDGDVDSRFLYTQEPEANLIERLDEVQEQFGVRVGCYPDREAGHNRLKVSGTDTESLADAAAWLEERVALSNEG; via the coding sequence ATGAACGCGGCCCTGTTGACCGTCGGCGACGAACTTCTCGCGGGGGATACGGCGAACACGAACGCGACGTGGATCGGTGCCCGACTCGCCGAACGTGGCGTGACGGTGAAACGCGTGCTAACCGTTCCCGACGAGACGGCGGTGATCGCCGAGGCGACGCGGCGATACAGCGACCGGTTCGACGCCGTCATCGTGACCGGCGGCCTCGGCGGGACGCCCGACGACATCACGATGGACGGCGTCGCGGCGGCGTTCGACCGCGACCTCGTCGAGAACGACCTCGCCCGCGCGGACGTCGAGCGCCACCTCGAAGCGATCGCGGACAAATACCCCGAGCTGAACATCGACGTTTCGGCGGAGGCGGCGCTCCCCGAAGGTGCGCGCCCACTGCTCAATCGGGCCGGGCTGTCGCCCGGGTGCGTCCTCGAAAACGTCTACGTCCTGCCGGGGATCCCCTCCGAGATGGAGCGGATGTTCGAGGACGTCGCCGAGGAGTTCGACGGCGACGTCGATTCGCGCTTTCTCTACACCCAAGAGCCGGAGGCGAACCTCATCGAGCGACTCGACGAGGTACAGGAGCAGTTCGGCGTCCGCGTCGGCTGCTACCCGGATCGAGAGGCGGGCCACAACCGCTTGAAGGTCAGCGGGACGGATACCGAGTCGCTCGCCGACGCGGCGGCGTGGCTGGAGGAGCGGGTCGCGCTCTCGAACGAGGGGTAA
- the glmM gene encoding phosphoglucosamine mutase: MDVFGSSGVRGVVGDGLTVPFVGQVAAAAGRVLDAGTIAVARDTRATGPMLADIAAGNLASVGVSVDRLGVVPTPGAQAYAERAGVPVVMITASHNPPEYNGVKLIGSDGIELSERTLERIEDELSGPDAASVGFAEVGASRRVESAPDAYVRELLQRLDAEGRRDRIAEADLTVALDPGHGAGCLTSPQFFRKLGCRVVTVNAQPDGHFPGRDPEPIADNLADLRRLTRVTDADLGIAHDGDADRAIFVDENGTHIGGEASFAALAAAELDADDTVVSAVNVSQRIVDIADEAGAALELTPIGSTYLITRIRELRNEGMTVPIAGEGNGGILFPEYRIARDGAYTAAQFLDLLVDRPASEVAAAYDGYVNVRRNLTFADSDERDAMLEAAETHARAADAELTTIDGYRLDYGDAWVLVRPSGTEPLIRLYAEARDEARAKTLLEEMYEATVQDRART, encoded by the coding sequence ATGGATGTATTCGGATCGAGCGGGGTCCGCGGCGTCGTCGGCGACGGGCTGACGGTTCCGTTTGTCGGGCAGGTCGCGGCCGCCGCCGGGCGGGTTCTCGACGCCGGGACGATCGCCGTCGCGCGTGACACGCGCGCGACTGGCCCCATGCTCGCGGACATCGCGGCCGGAAATTTGGCTTCGGTCGGCGTCTCCGTCGATCGACTCGGCGTCGTTCCCACGCCTGGCGCGCAGGCGTACGCCGAACGCGCCGGCGTGCCGGTCGTGATGATCACCGCCAGCCACAATCCCCCGGAGTACAACGGCGTCAAACTGATCGGGAGCGACGGGATCGAACTGTCCGAACGGACGCTGGAACGCATCGAGGACGAACTCTCCGGTCCGGACGCCGCCTCGGTCGGATTCGCCGAGGTGGGCGCGAGTCGGCGGGTCGAGAGTGCACCGGACGCGTACGTCCGCGAACTCCTCCAACGCCTCGACGCGGAGGGTCGACGCGATCGGATCGCCGAGGCAGACCTCACCGTCGCGCTTGATCCCGGCCACGGCGCCGGCTGTCTCACGAGCCCGCAGTTCTTCCGCAAGCTCGGCTGCCGGGTGGTGACGGTCAACGCCCAGCCCGACGGCCACTTCCCCGGTCGCGACCCCGAGCCGATCGCCGACAACCTCGCCGATCTCCGGCGGCTCACTCGTGTGACGGACGCAGATCTCGGTATCGCCCACGACGGCGATGCCGACCGCGCGATCTTCGTCGACGAGAACGGCACTCACATCGGCGGCGAGGCGTCTTTCGCCGCGCTTGCGGCCGCCGAACTCGACGCCGACGACACCGTCGTCTCGGCGGTCAACGTCTCACAGCGAATCGTCGATATCGCCGACGAAGCGGGGGCCGCCCTCGAACTGACGCCGATCGGGAGCACGTACCTCATCACGCGGATCCGCGAGCTGCGCAACGAGGGGATGACGGTCCCGATCGCGGGTGAGGGCAACGGCGGAATCCTCTTTCCCGAGTATCGGATCGCCCGCGACGGAGCGTACACCGCGGCGCAGTTTCTCGACCTCCTCGTCGATCGACCGGCCAGCGAGGTCGCCGCGGCGTACGACGGCTACGTCAACGTCCGTCGCAATCTCACGTTCGCCGACTCAGACGAGCGGGACGCGATGCTGGAAGCGGCCGAGACCCACGCCCGCGCGGCCGACGCCGAGCTGACGACCATCGACGGCTACCGCCTCGATTACGGCGACGCGTGGGTGCTCGTCCGGCCGAGCGGGACGGAACCGCTCATCCGGCTGTACGCCGAGGCGCGGGACGAAGCGAGAGCCAAGACGCTCCTCGAGGAGATGTACGAGGCGACGGTGCAGGACCGAGCGCGGACGTAG
- a CDS encoding DUF5814 domain-containing protein, protein MAITDKIYVKNHRQLASQLETSFPKSAFSGATLDILFSGDGVAKLDEASRDRVLEFAEDFLDCDCQGHPHCGCPERKFVAYLLELRAQGLGPEAIVDVMGADYMLYAYPGDVLSFLDDSVRTLEAAERLADVDGRKEAGGRIGQRRRELSR, encoded by the coding sequence GTGGCGATCACGGACAAGATCTACGTCAAAAATCACCGCCAACTCGCCTCGCAGTTGGAGACGAGCTTCCCGAAGAGTGCGTTCTCCGGGGCGACGCTCGACATCCTCTTTTCGGGCGACGGGGTCGCGAAACTCGACGAGGCCTCTCGCGATCGCGTCCTCGAGTTCGCCGAGGACTTCCTCGATTGCGACTGCCAGGGCCATCCCCACTGTGGCTGTCCCGAGCGGAAGTTCGTCGCCTATCTCCTCGAACTCAGAGCGCAAGGGCTCGGCCCCGAGGCCATCGTCGACGTGATGGGCGCGGACTACATGCTGTATGCGTATCCGGGCGACGTGCTCTCGTTTCTGGACGATTCCGTCCGGACGTTGGAAGCGGCCGAGCGGCTGGCGGACGTCGACGGGCGCAAAGAAGCGGGCGGGCGGATCGGGCAACGGAGACGGGAACTCTCGCGGTGA